The genomic window GGCGATTGCACCGCGCAAATATCTCAATCAACCCCTTGATGTACTGGAAGCCGTGATGACCGGTAAATTTGAAGACGGACAGGGCAATACCTTAGATGTCCCCGATCGCATCAACTTCGACCCCTATCCCTGGAAGAGCTTTGCCAGTTGGATTGCCACCCAGCTAGTGCGTTGGGATTATCTACCCACAGAAAAAGCCAACTATGACGAAATCGGCGAGAAAATCTTCCTCACGGATTTAGCCCGACAACTCGCGACCGAACTCGGTGTCGATGCCCCGAAAGAAATCTCCCGCATTGAGCAAATGAAACTGGGAAATTTTGATCCGAGCAAAGCCGCCGATTACCTCAAAGAACAGATGGGCTAAAACCAAATACGACCGCCCACTGAGCAACTGAAAAGCGCCGCGATCTTCAACCATCGCAGCGCTTTATATCTTTATATGTTGACAAAATCCATTAAACTGGCGAATCAATCAAGCCCGGATGATCGGCCGGCCGGGGGCCCGAGGCATCCCAATCAAACCGGCGATCGCTTTCCTGGATCGGCCGATCGTTGATACTCGCTTCCCGCCGTCGCATCAAGCCACTTTCACTAAACTCCCAATTTTCATTACCGTAGGCCCGGTACCACTGCCCTGCATCATCATGCCACTCATACTGAAACCGCACGGCAATCCGGTTCTCCCCAAAGGCCCACATTTCCTTGACCAGGCGATAGTCCAACTCCTTATCCCACTTGCGCCGCAGAAATTCCCGAATCTGCTCCCGCCCCTGAAATACCTCGGCCCGATTCCGCCAGTGGCTATCTTCGGTATAGGCCATACAGACGCGATCGGGATCCCGGCTATTCCAGGCATCCTCCGCCATCCGCACCTTCGCCATCGCAATTTCTGCATCAAACGGCGGCACTAACTTCTTCGCAGTCATACCCAATCCTTCTACACAAACAACAATCAATTCGCCACTTGAAGGCGAGGAAAAAGCTGCCAACGCTCCCGCTAACAGCCAAAAACTAACAACTACTTTCTGAGCACACAAATCAATCCAAACTTCAACGAGTATCGGATTAGCCCAGTACTGTGCTTGTGAGTAACATCGACCCGATACCTGTTAAGGCAAAGCCGCAAAATCGGAGACTCAGCGGTGGCACCGAACTATTTGCCCCAAGACGTTTTGCCACCCCATAAGCCACCACCGAAACGAGCAATTGAATCGATGTAAAACCAAGCAGATAAGACAACAGCGGTGCCATATCCGCGCCGACGATCGCTTCTCCGTAGGCATACCCATGAAACGTCCCAGCCAACATTGCCAAGCCCAGGATGATTACCGTATGCGGGTGTCGCCGCAACGCTAACAACGCTCCAAACAACAAAACCGATAAGGAAATGAAAAATTCCGGCGCAGGCAAATCAAGACTCATTAGATGAATTCCGGTACCCAACAGCGATGCCATCACAAACCCAATCGGCAAACTCAGACCCCACCGCAACACTGCGGCCAATAGCCCAATCGCCACGACAAATGCGAAGTGATCCAGCCCAATCATCGGGTGACCCACCCCAGACAAGAAACCTTCCAACGCATTCGACGGCAAGCGGCCACCCATCGGATGATGGGCCAGCACTGGCTGTGCCACAAGACATAAACCCAACACTAAAGCAATCGCAACAATCACATGCTCGATGCGCAAAGACAGCTTCGCAAACAGCTTGTTAGACAGGGAATGTAGCATGGAAAATCTCTCTATGACGGAATACTAACAACGCAAACCAGTGACCAACCAGCAGCCCTACCACTTCTTATAGGGCAAGAACTTACCGCACATAATCACCTTGACCCGATCGCCCTTGGAATCTTCCTCCTTCTCCACATCGATCGTGAAGTCGATCGCACTCATAATCCCATCACCAAATTTCTCATGCACTACCGTCTTAATCGGCATGCCATAGACCTGCATAATTTCGTAGAACCGATAGATCAACGGATCAGTCGGCACCAAAGGATCAAGCGAGCCTTTCACAGGGCATTCCATCAGTGCTTCAATCAGCGAACTGTCCGCCCCGATCGCCTCAATCATCTTCGTGGCTTCTTCCTTCGACGCACTCGCCTGACGATAGAACACCGAGGCAATCCACACCTCATCCGCACCCACCTTGGCTTCAAGATCGGCAAACGTTAGCCCTGCGGCCTTCTTCGCCGCCAAAAGCTGCTCAGTTACTGCTAGAATCGCCATATTCAAATCCTCTCAAATGCTTCAAATTCACTAAATATTGCAAATCGCCCCCCAGCCCCCAATTCTGGGGGAGCCAGATAATTTTCAAAGTCCCCAGAATTGGGGGTTTGGGAGCCAGATCAATCAAGCAGCCACCCTAAGCATTAATCCGTGCCTCCTCCACTGCCCGCGTCTCTCGGAATAAATGCTCCTCCATCTTGGCCTTCAGATCGTGATAAGCCGGATGTTGGTCCAGATTAGCCCGATCGCGCGGCCTGGGGAACGGCACATCGAGGATTTCATCAATCCGCGCCGCTGGACCACGGGTCATCATCACAATCCGATCGGATAACAACAACGCCTCCTCAATACTGTGGGTAATCATGATTACCGTCTTGCGCTGCTGCTCCCAGATCCGCACCACTTCATCCTGGAGAAAGCCGCGCGTCAGGGCATCCAACGCACCAAACGGCTCATCCATCAGCAAAATCTGCGGACTAATCGCCAAGGCGCGGGCAATCCCCACCCGCTGTCGCATACCCCCCGACAGCTCATGGGGATGCTTCTTCTCCGCACCAGTCAATCCGACCAACTGAATATGCTCCTTGATCGTGCGGCGCATTTGCTTCGGGTCTGTCTTGGGATAAACCGTTTCTACAGCAAATCGAATATTTTCCTCCACGGTCATCCAAGGCATCAGCGCATAGTTCTGAAACACCATGCCCCGGTCCGGTCCCGGCCCCCGAACCGGCAGATCATTCAGCAAAATCTCACCGGCGGATGTGGCCGAAAGTCCAGCGATCATATCCAGCAAGGTTGACTTGCCACAGCCCGATGGACCAATAATCGAGACAAAGGTATTCGGTTCAATATCGAGGCTGATGTTCTCGATCGCCACAAAATCCCGCGAGGTCTTGCGCGTCAGCTTACTAAAGATATCCCGCTTCCCCGGAAAGACCTTCGTCACATGCCGCATCGACAGTTGTGCCGTCGCGGAAAAGGCACCAGCATCCGCTAAATTTGCTTCATTCACAGCTGCAACATTCATGAGTTTCGACCAAACGCAACAAACTTTTCGAGCGCGGCAAAGATGTTATCCAACAGCAGCCCCACTAAACCAATAATGAAAATCGCCACCAAGATATTAGGAATGTAAAGGTTATTCCATTCGTTCCAGATAAAGTAGCCTAGCCCCGTCCCCAGAAGCATTTCCGCCGCCACGATCACCAGCCAGGAAATGCCCATACTGATACGCAAACCGGCCACGATACTAGGCAACGCTGCGGGAATAATCACTTTGACAATCGTCCGCAGCCGCGACGCCCCCAGGGTCTTTGCCACATCCAAATACTCCGCACTGACGTTCGCCACGCCAAAAGCCGTATTGATCAGCGTCGGCCAAATGCTAGAGATGACGATAATGAAAATCCCCGTCTTCTCGGAATCCCGCAAGATATACAAACCCAACGGCAACCAAGCCAATGGTGATACCGGCTTTAACAGCTGCACAAACGGGTTAAATGCCTTCTGTGCAACCGGCGAAATCCCGATCAGGATGCCCAGGGGTACCGCAATCACCGACGCCAACAGATAACCGATCGACACCCGCCGGAGGCTAATGAGCAGGTTCCAGCCAATGCCCAAATCATTCGGGCCATTGTCAAAGAATGGATGGGTCGTCCACCACCATAGTTCTTGCAGTGTTTTCGACGCCGTGGGCATCCCCTTCGCGAACAGCCCACTCCGAGCACCTATCTCCCAAAACAGCAGAAACGCACCCAGCGATCCAATAAATAACAAAAAGGCTTTGACATTTTCACTCAAGAACGGTGAGTCCCTTTCGCCAACCCCCATGAGCGGCGCTTGTGCCGATTTACTCAATGCCATCAGGTAAAACTCCTTTCACTAAACGCCATACTCATCAATCTGCTTTTTGATATAAGCCGCCGGATCTTTCGGGTCAAACGAATCAAACGCCAGTTTTTCTGGACGATAGATTTCACTGGGGGGGGCTTGACCGACTTCCTTGGCTAATTCACGGGCCAAATCAGTGAGGAAGATTTCCTTCCCAACCACGTCATAGCCTTTATCCGGAATTAGCTTTTTCGACTTACCATCTCCCTGCAAATCCCACCGCACGAGCTGCGACGAAATCCAGTTGGCAAAGCTCTGCCAGGGATACGGGTCAAAGTCGATGCGATCAGGCACGCTCAGTTTGTTGCCATTACCATCATCGAAGTTGCCGGTAAGCACCGCTTCCACAACTTCCACCGGCTGGTTGAGGAAGGCTCGCTCCGAGATCGCCTTCGCAATTTCCGGGCGATTTTTCGGGTCACGGGCATAGCCTGTTGCCTCAATAATGGCTTTGTTCAGCGCCCGGAAGGTTTTCGGGTGGGCATCAATCCACTGATCACTCGCCGCAAAGGCACAGCAAGGATGACCCGGCCACAGATCCTTGGTCAATTTGTGAATAAAGCCTGCGCCCTCATACACCGCCCGCTGATTAAATGGGTCAGGCATCAGATAAGCATCAATGTCACCGGCGACCATCTGGGCAATACTGTCAGGCGGTGGCACCGGACGAATCTTCACATCCTTATCCGGATCAATGCCGCCGGTGGCTAAGTAATACCGCAACAGCAGGTTATGCATCGAATAAGGGAAGGGCACGCCGATCGTGAAGCCCTTAAAGTCCTCAGGGCCATTCACCTTGCCCTTGTGACGTTCGGCA from Romeriopsis navalis LEGE 11480 includes these protein-coding regions:
- a CDS encoding nuclear transport factor 2 family protein, which encodes MTAKKLVPPFDAEIAMAKVRMAEDAWNSRDPDRVCMAYTEDSHWRNRAEVFQGREQIREFLRRKWDKELDYRLVKEMWAFGENRIAVRFQYEWHDDAGQWYRAYGNENWEFSESGLMRRREASINDRPIQESDRRFDWDASGPRPADHPGLIDSPV
- a CDS encoding HupE/UreJ family protein, producing MLHSLSNKLFAKLSLRIEHVIVAIALVLGLCLVAQPVLAHHPMGGRLPSNALEGFLSGVGHPMIGLDHFAFVVAIGLLAAVLRWGLSLPIGFVMASLLGTGIHLMSLDLPAPEFFISLSVLLFGALLALRRHPHTVIILGLAMLAGTFHGYAYGEAIVGADMAPLLSYLLGFTSIQLLVSVVAYGVAKRLGANSSVPPLSLRFCGFALTGIGSMLLTSTVLG
- the cynS gene encoding cyanase produces the protein MAILAVTEQLLAAKKAAGLTFADLEAKVGADEVWIASVFYRQASASKEEATKMIEAIGADSSLIEALMECPVKGSLDPLVPTDPLIYRFYEIMQVYGMPIKTVVHEKFGDGIMSAIDFTIDVEKEEDSKGDRVKVIMCGKFLPYKKW
- a CDS encoding ABC transporter ATP-binding protein, producing the protein MNVAAVNEANLADAGAFSATAQLSMRHVTKVFPGKRDIFSKLTRKTSRDFVAIENISLDIEPNTFVSIIGPSGCGKSTLLDMIAGLSATSAGEILLNDLPVRGPGPDRGMVFQNYALMPWMTVEENIRFAVETVYPKTDPKQMRRTIKEHIQLVGLTGAEKKHPHELSGGMRQRVGIARALAISPQILLMDEPFGALDALTRGFLQDEVVRIWEQQRKTVIMITHSIEEALLLSDRIVMMTRGPAARIDEILDVPFPRPRDRANLDQHPAYHDLKAKMEEHLFRETRAVEEARINA
- the ntrB gene encoding nitrate ABC transporter permease, producing MALSKSAQAPLMGVGERDSPFLSENVKAFLLFIGSLGAFLLFWEIGARSGLFAKGMPTASKTLQELWWWTTHPFFDNGPNDLGIGWNLLISLRRVSIGYLLASVIAVPLGILIGISPVAQKAFNPFVQLLKPVSPLAWLPLGLYILRDSEKTGIFIIVISSIWPTLINTAFGVANVSAEYLDVAKTLGASRLRTIVKVIIPAALPSIVAGLRISMGISWLVIVAAEMLLGTGLGYFIWNEWNNLYIPNILVAIFIIGLVGLLLDNIFAALEKFVAFGRNS
- a CDS encoding CmpA/NrtA family ABC transporter substrate-binding protein produces the protein MVYASSTSTDQRWGNLNCDRGELTDLELKCVVCGGQHFTRDHWEFMQTMPQDPVDMVDDLVKMGLYKENQLRAADTVNAYELRKTLFLKTVGRGDPSREKLILELCRQAGGLENAFAAAFGPKAGTFFGDSIRSGGASRREFLRNMAVGAALVALASCGDSKPPAGDVAGEPVSVDGLEKKELKIGFIPITCATPIIMSEPLGFYKKYGFNAKVVKMPSWGAVRDSAIAGELDAYHMLAPMPIAMTLGLGSASFGVKLASIENINGQAITVAERHKGKVNGPEDFKGFTIGVPFPYSMHNLLLRYYLATGGIDPDKDVKIRPVPPPDSIAQMVAGDIDAYLMPDPFNQRAVYEGAGFIHKLTKDLWPGHPCCAFAASDQWIDAHPKTFRALNKAIIEATGYARDPKNRPEIAKAISERAFLNQPVEVVEAVLTGNFDDGNGNKLSVPDRIDFDPYPWQSFANWISSQLVRWDLQGDGKSKKLIPDKGYDVVGKEIFLTDLARELAKEVGQAPPSEIYRPEKLAFDSFDPKDPAAYIKKQIDEYGV